The proteins below are encoded in one region of Chelonia mydas isolate rCheMyd1 chromosome 11, rCheMyd1.pri.v2, whole genome shotgun sequence:
- the LOC102946923 gene encoding anterior gradient protein 3-like, which translates to MHSFQLLCSLLLCNALVVAAQRKLQKVPEQEEEENVTRIRMPQTLSRGWGDEIEWVQTYEEALAISRNSKKPLMIIHHLEECPYSQALKKAFVSSPEIQKMAQEDFIMLNLVHSSTDDNLAPDGHYVPRILFVDPSMTVRADLTGKYKNKMYAYEPEDISNLIENMRRAKTLLHTEL; encoded by the exons ATGCACTCCTTTCAGTTACTGTGTTCTCTCCTCCTCTGCAATGCCCTGGTGGTAGCTGCCCAGAGAAAACTACAGAAAGTCcctgagcaggaggaggaggagaacgtcACGCGGATAAGGATGCCTCAAACTCTCTCCCGAG GATGGGGTGATGAAATTGAATGGGTTCAGACATATGAAGAAGCTTTAGCTATATCAAGAAACAG CAAGAAACCTCTGATGATCATCCACCACTTAGAAGAATGCCCTTATAGCCAAG ctttAAAGAAAGCTTTTGTTTCCAGCCCAGAGATCCAAAAGATGGCTCAAGAGGATTTTATTATGCTTAATCTGGTG CATTCGAGCACAGATGACAACCTGGCCCCTGATGGCCACTATGTCCCTAGGATCCTCTTTGTCG ATCCCTCTATGACAGTTCGAGCCGATCTGACAGGAAAGTATAAGAACAAAATGTATGCATATGAACCAGAAGATATTTCAAACT TGATTGAAAACATGAGACGAGCAAAGACACTTCTCCACACTGAACTATGA